From a region of the Rhinopithecus roxellana isolate Shanxi Qingling chromosome 8, ASM756505v1, whole genome shotgun sequence genome:
- the IGSF8 gene encoding immunoglobulin superfamily member 8 isoform X1 → MAWRSETASTDVDEAEALEMRVKRGGGDGDFRAAVVKAEAEGMGCWAREVLVPEGPLYRVTGTAVSISCNVTGYEGPAQQNFEWFLYRPEAPDTALGIVSTKDTQFSYAIFKSRVVAGEVQVQRLQGDAVVLKIARLQAQDAGIYECHTPSTDTRYLGSYSGKVELRVLPDALQVSAAPPGPRGRQAPTSPPRLMVHEGQELALGCLARTSTQKHTHLAVSFGRSVPEAPVGRTTLQEVVGIRSDLAVEAGAPYAERLAAGELRLGKEGTDRYRMVVGGAQAADAGTYHCTAAEWIQDPDGSWAQIAEKRAVLAHVDVQTLSSQLAVTVGPGERRIGPGEPLELLCNVSGALPPAGRHAAYSVGWEMAPAGAPGPGRLVAQLDTEGVGSLGPGYEGRHIAMEKVASRTYRLRLEAARPGDAGTYRCLAKAYVRGSGTRLREAASARSRPLPVHVREEGVVLEAVAWLAGGTVYRGETASLLCNISVRGGPPGLRLAASWWVERPEDGELSSLPAQLVGGVGQDGVAELGVRPGGGPVSVELVAPRSHRLRLHSLGPEDEGVYHCAPSAWVQHADYSWYQAGSARSGPVTVYPYMHALDTLFVPLLVGTGVALVTGATVLGTITCCFMKRLRKR, encoded by the exons AAG GAATGGGATGCTGGGCCCGGGAGGTGCTGGTCCCCGAGGGGCCCTTGTACCGCGTGACTGGAACAGCTGTCTCCATCTCCTGCAATGTGACTGGCTACGAGGGCCCTGCCCAGCAGAACTTTGAGTGGTTCCTGTATAGGCCTGAGGCCCCAGATACTGCACTGGGCATTGTCAGTACCAAGGATACCCAGTTCTCTTATGCTATCTTCAAGTCCCGAGTGGTGGCGGGTGAGGTGCAGGTGCAGCGCCTACAAGGTGATGCCGTGGTGCTCAAGATTGCCCGCCTGCAGGCCCAGGATGCTGGCATTTATGAGTGCCACACCCCCTCCACTGATACCCGCTACCTGGGCAGCTACAGCGGCAAGGTGGAGCTGAGAG TTCTTCCAGATGCCCTCCAGGTGTCTGCTGCCCCCCCAGGGCCCCGAGGCCGCCAGGCCCCAACCTCACCCCCACGCCTGATGGTGCATGAGGGGCAGGAGCTGGCACTGGGCTGCCTGGCGAGGACAAGCACACAGAAGCACACACACCTGGCTGTGTCCTTTGGGCGATCTGTGCCTGAGGCACCAGTTGGGCGAACAACTCTGCAGGAAGTCGTGGGAATCCGGTCAGACTTGGCCGTGGAGGCCGGAGCTCCCTATGCTGAGCGACTGGCTGCAGGAGAGCTTCGTCTGGGCAAGGAAGGGACCGATCGGTACCGCATGGTAGTAGGGGGTGCCCAGGCAGCGGACGCAGGCACCTACCACTGCACTGCCGCTGAGTGGATTCAGGATCCTGATGGCAGCTGGGCCCAGATCGCAGAGAAAAGGGCTGTCCTGGCCCACGTGGACGTGCAGACACTGT CCAGCCAGCTGGCAGTAACAGTGGGGCCTGGTGAACGTCGGATCGGCCCAGGGGAGCCCTTGGAACTGCTGTGCAATGTGTCAGGGGCACTTCCCCCAGCAGGCCGTCATGCTGCATATTCTGTAGGTTGGGAGATGGCACCTGCGGGGGCACCTGGGCCTGGCCGCCTGGTAGCCCAGCTGGACACAGAGGGTGTGGGCAGCCTGGGCCCTGGCTATGAGGGCCGACACATTGCCATGGAGAAGGTGGCATCCAGAACATACCGGCTACGGCTAGAGGCTGCCAGGCCTGGTGATGCGGGCACCTACCGCTGCCTCGCCAAAGCCTATGTTCGGGGGTCTGGGACCCGGCTTCGTGAAGCAGCCAGTGCCCGTTCCCGGCCTCTCCCTGTGCACGTGCGGGAGGAAG GCGTGGTGCTGGAGGCTGTGGCGTGGCTAGCAGGAGGCACAGTGTACCGGGGGGAGACTGCCTCCCTGCTGTGCAACATCTCTGTGCGGGGTGGCCCCCCAGGACTGCGGCTGGCCGCCAGCTGGTGGGTGGAGCGACCAGAGGATGGAGAGCTCAGCTCTCTCCCTGCCCAGCTGGTGGGTGGCGTGGGCCAGGATggtgtggcagagctgggagtcCGGCCCGGAGGAGGCCCTGTCAGCGTAGAGCTGGTGGCGCCCCGAAGCCATCGGCTGAGACTGCACAGCTTGGGGCCCGAGGATGAAGGTGTGTACCACTGTGCCCCCAGCGCCTGGGTGCAGCATGCCGACTACAGCTGGTACCAGGCGGGCAGTGCCCGCTCAGGGCCTGTTACAGTCTACCCCTACATGCATG CCCTGGACACCCTGTTTGTGCCTCTGCTGGTGGGTACAGGGGTGGCCTTAGTCACTGGTGCCACTGTCCTTGGTACCATCACTTGCTGCTTCATGAAGAGGCTTCGAAAACGGTGA
- the IGSF8 gene encoding immunoglobulin superfamily member 8 isoform X2, producing the protein MGALRPTLLPPSPLLLLLLLLLLMLGMGCWAREVLVPEGPLYRVTGTAVSISCNVTGYEGPAQQNFEWFLYRPEAPDTALGIVSTKDTQFSYAIFKSRVVAGEVQVQRLQGDAVVLKIARLQAQDAGIYECHTPSTDTRYLGSYSGKVELRVLPDALQVSAAPPGPRGRQAPTSPPRLMVHEGQELALGCLARTSTQKHTHLAVSFGRSVPEAPVGRTTLQEVVGIRSDLAVEAGAPYAERLAAGELRLGKEGTDRYRMVVGGAQAADAGTYHCTAAEWIQDPDGSWAQIAEKRAVLAHVDVQTLSSQLAVTVGPGERRIGPGEPLELLCNVSGALPPAGRHAAYSVGWEMAPAGAPGPGRLVAQLDTEGVGSLGPGYEGRHIAMEKVASRTYRLRLEAARPGDAGTYRCLAKAYVRGSGTRLREAASARSRPLPVHVREEGVVLEAVAWLAGGTVYRGETASLLCNISVRGGPPGLRLAASWWVERPEDGELSSLPAQLVGGVGQDGVAELGVRPGGGPVSVELVAPRSHRLRLHSLGPEDEGVYHCAPSAWVQHADYSWYQAGSARSGPVTVYPYMHALDTLFVPLLVGTGVALVTGATVLGTITCCFMKRLRKR; encoded by the exons GAATGGGATGCTGGGCCCGGGAGGTGCTGGTCCCCGAGGGGCCCTTGTACCGCGTGACTGGAACAGCTGTCTCCATCTCCTGCAATGTGACTGGCTACGAGGGCCCTGCCCAGCAGAACTTTGAGTGGTTCCTGTATAGGCCTGAGGCCCCAGATACTGCACTGGGCATTGTCAGTACCAAGGATACCCAGTTCTCTTATGCTATCTTCAAGTCCCGAGTGGTGGCGGGTGAGGTGCAGGTGCAGCGCCTACAAGGTGATGCCGTGGTGCTCAAGATTGCCCGCCTGCAGGCCCAGGATGCTGGCATTTATGAGTGCCACACCCCCTCCACTGATACCCGCTACCTGGGCAGCTACAGCGGCAAGGTGGAGCTGAGAG TTCTTCCAGATGCCCTCCAGGTGTCTGCTGCCCCCCCAGGGCCCCGAGGCCGCCAGGCCCCAACCTCACCCCCACGCCTGATGGTGCATGAGGGGCAGGAGCTGGCACTGGGCTGCCTGGCGAGGACAAGCACACAGAAGCACACACACCTGGCTGTGTCCTTTGGGCGATCTGTGCCTGAGGCACCAGTTGGGCGAACAACTCTGCAGGAAGTCGTGGGAATCCGGTCAGACTTGGCCGTGGAGGCCGGAGCTCCCTATGCTGAGCGACTGGCTGCAGGAGAGCTTCGTCTGGGCAAGGAAGGGACCGATCGGTACCGCATGGTAGTAGGGGGTGCCCAGGCAGCGGACGCAGGCACCTACCACTGCACTGCCGCTGAGTGGATTCAGGATCCTGATGGCAGCTGGGCCCAGATCGCAGAGAAAAGGGCTGTCCTGGCCCACGTGGACGTGCAGACACTGT CCAGCCAGCTGGCAGTAACAGTGGGGCCTGGTGAACGTCGGATCGGCCCAGGGGAGCCCTTGGAACTGCTGTGCAATGTGTCAGGGGCACTTCCCCCAGCAGGCCGTCATGCTGCATATTCTGTAGGTTGGGAGATGGCACCTGCGGGGGCACCTGGGCCTGGCCGCCTGGTAGCCCAGCTGGACACAGAGGGTGTGGGCAGCCTGGGCCCTGGCTATGAGGGCCGACACATTGCCATGGAGAAGGTGGCATCCAGAACATACCGGCTACGGCTAGAGGCTGCCAGGCCTGGTGATGCGGGCACCTACCGCTGCCTCGCCAAAGCCTATGTTCGGGGGTCTGGGACCCGGCTTCGTGAAGCAGCCAGTGCCCGTTCCCGGCCTCTCCCTGTGCACGTGCGGGAGGAAG GCGTGGTGCTGGAGGCTGTGGCGTGGCTAGCAGGAGGCACAGTGTACCGGGGGGAGACTGCCTCCCTGCTGTGCAACATCTCTGTGCGGGGTGGCCCCCCAGGACTGCGGCTGGCCGCCAGCTGGTGGGTGGAGCGACCAGAGGATGGAGAGCTCAGCTCTCTCCCTGCCCAGCTGGTGGGTGGCGTGGGCCAGGATggtgtggcagagctgggagtcCGGCCCGGAGGAGGCCCTGTCAGCGTAGAGCTGGTGGCGCCCCGAAGCCATCGGCTGAGACTGCACAGCTTGGGGCCCGAGGATGAAGGTGTGTACCACTGTGCCCCCAGCGCCTGGGTGCAGCATGCCGACTACAGCTGGTACCAGGCGGGCAGTGCCCGCTCAGGGCCTGTTACAGTCTACCCCTACATGCATG CCCTGGACACCCTGTTTGTGCCTCTGCTGGTGGGTACAGGGGTGGCCTTAGTCACTGGTGCCACTGTCCTTGGTACCATCACTTGCTGCTTCATGAAGAGGCTTCGAAAACGGTGA
- the IGSF8 gene encoding immunoglobulin superfamily member 8 isoform X3: protein MGCWAREVLVPEGPLYRVTGTAVSISCNVTGYEGPAQQNFEWFLYRPEAPDTALGIVSTKDTQFSYAIFKSRVVAGEVQVQRLQGDAVVLKIARLQAQDAGIYECHTPSTDTRYLGSYSGKVELRVLPDALQVSAAPPGPRGRQAPTSPPRLMVHEGQELALGCLARTSTQKHTHLAVSFGRSVPEAPVGRTTLQEVVGIRSDLAVEAGAPYAERLAAGELRLGKEGTDRYRMVVGGAQAADAGTYHCTAAEWIQDPDGSWAQIAEKRAVLAHVDVQTLSSQLAVTVGPGERRIGPGEPLELLCNVSGALPPAGRHAAYSVGWEMAPAGAPGPGRLVAQLDTEGVGSLGPGYEGRHIAMEKVASRTYRLRLEAARPGDAGTYRCLAKAYVRGSGTRLREAASARSRPLPVHVREEGVVLEAVAWLAGGTVYRGETASLLCNISVRGGPPGLRLAASWWVERPEDGELSSLPAQLVGGVGQDGVAELGVRPGGGPVSVELVAPRSHRLRLHSLGPEDEGVYHCAPSAWVQHADYSWYQAGSARSGPVTVYPYMHALDTLFVPLLVGTGVALVTGATVLGTITCCFMKRLRKR, encoded by the exons ATGGGATGCTGGGCCCGGGAGGTGCTGGTCCCCGAGGGGCCCTTGTACCGCGTGACTGGAACAGCTGTCTCCATCTCCTGCAATGTGACTGGCTACGAGGGCCCTGCCCAGCAGAACTTTGAGTGGTTCCTGTATAGGCCTGAGGCCCCAGATACTGCACTGGGCATTGTCAGTACCAAGGATACCCAGTTCTCTTATGCTATCTTCAAGTCCCGAGTGGTGGCGGGTGAGGTGCAGGTGCAGCGCCTACAAGGTGATGCCGTGGTGCTCAAGATTGCCCGCCTGCAGGCCCAGGATGCTGGCATTTATGAGTGCCACACCCCCTCCACTGATACCCGCTACCTGGGCAGCTACAGCGGCAAGGTGGAGCTGAGAG TTCTTCCAGATGCCCTCCAGGTGTCTGCTGCCCCCCCAGGGCCCCGAGGCCGCCAGGCCCCAACCTCACCCCCACGCCTGATGGTGCATGAGGGGCAGGAGCTGGCACTGGGCTGCCTGGCGAGGACAAGCACACAGAAGCACACACACCTGGCTGTGTCCTTTGGGCGATCTGTGCCTGAGGCACCAGTTGGGCGAACAACTCTGCAGGAAGTCGTGGGAATCCGGTCAGACTTGGCCGTGGAGGCCGGAGCTCCCTATGCTGAGCGACTGGCTGCAGGAGAGCTTCGTCTGGGCAAGGAAGGGACCGATCGGTACCGCATGGTAGTAGGGGGTGCCCAGGCAGCGGACGCAGGCACCTACCACTGCACTGCCGCTGAGTGGATTCAGGATCCTGATGGCAGCTGGGCCCAGATCGCAGAGAAAAGGGCTGTCCTGGCCCACGTGGACGTGCAGACACTGT CCAGCCAGCTGGCAGTAACAGTGGGGCCTGGTGAACGTCGGATCGGCCCAGGGGAGCCCTTGGAACTGCTGTGCAATGTGTCAGGGGCACTTCCCCCAGCAGGCCGTCATGCTGCATATTCTGTAGGTTGGGAGATGGCACCTGCGGGGGCACCTGGGCCTGGCCGCCTGGTAGCCCAGCTGGACACAGAGGGTGTGGGCAGCCTGGGCCCTGGCTATGAGGGCCGACACATTGCCATGGAGAAGGTGGCATCCAGAACATACCGGCTACGGCTAGAGGCTGCCAGGCCTGGTGATGCGGGCACCTACCGCTGCCTCGCCAAAGCCTATGTTCGGGGGTCTGGGACCCGGCTTCGTGAAGCAGCCAGTGCCCGTTCCCGGCCTCTCCCTGTGCACGTGCGGGAGGAAG GCGTGGTGCTGGAGGCTGTGGCGTGGCTAGCAGGAGGCACAGTGTACCGGGGGGAGACTGCCTCCCTGCTGTGCAACATCTCTGTGCGGGGTGGCCCCCCAGGACTGCGGCTGGCCGCCAGCTGGTGGGTGGAGCGACCAGAGGATGGAGAGCTCAGCTCTCTCCCTGCCCAGCTGGTGGGTGGCGTGGGCCAGGATggtgtggcagagctgggagtcCGGCCCGGAGGAGGCCCTGTCAGCGTAGAGCTGGTGGCGCCCCGAAGCCATCGGCTGAGACTGCACAGCTTGGGGCCCGAGGATGAAGGTGTGTACCACTGTGCCCCCAGCGCCTGGGTGCAGCATGCCGACTACAGCTGGTACCAGGCGGGCAGTGCCCGCTCAGGGCCTGTTACAGTCTACCCCTACATGCATG CCCTGGACACCCTGTTTGTGCCTCTGCTGGTGGGTACAGGGGTGGCCTTAGTCACTGGTGCCACTGTCCTTGGTACCATCACTTGCTGCTTCATGAAGAGGCTTCGAAAACGGTGA
- the KCNJ9 gene encoding G protein-activated inward rectifier potassium channel 3 codes for MAQENAAFSPGPEEPPRRRGRQRYVEKDGRCNVQQGNVRETYRYLTDLFTTLVDLQWRLSLLFFVLAYALTWLFFGAIWWLIAYGRGDLEHLEDTAWTPCVNNLNGFVAAFLFSIETETTIGYGHRVITDQCPEGIVLLLLQAILGSMVNAFMVGCMFVKISQPNKRAATLVFSSHAVVSLRDGRLCLMFRVGDLRSSHIVEASIRAKLIRSRQTLEGEFIPLHQTDLSVGFDTGDDRLFLVSPLVISHEIDAASPFWEASRRALERDDFEIVVILEGMVEATGMTCQARSSYLVDEVLWGHRFTSVLTLEDGFYEVDYASFHETFEVPTPSCSARELAEAAARLDAHLYWSIPSRLDEKVEEEGAGEGAGGEAGADKEQNGCLPPPESESKV; via the exons ATGGCGCAGGAGAACGCTGCCTTCTCGCCCGGACCGGAGGAGCCGCCGCGGCGCCGCGGCCGCCAGCGCTACGTGGAGAAGGATGGCAGGTGCAACGTGCAGCAGGGCAACGTGCGCGAGACATACCGCTACCTGACCGACCTGTTCACCACGCTGGTGGACCTGCAGTGGCGCCTCAGCCTGTTGTTCTTCGTGCTGGCCTACGCGCTCACCTGGCTCTTCTTCGGCGCCATCTGGTGGCTGATCGCCTACGGCCGCGGCGACCTGGAGCACCTGGAGGACACCGCGTGGACGCCGTGCGTCAACAACCTCAACGGCTTTGTGGCTGCCTTCCTCTTCTCCATTGAGACCGAGACCACCATCGGCTACGGGCACCGCGTCATCACCGACCAGTGCCCCGAGGGCAtcgtgctgctgctgctgcaggccATCCTGGGCTCCATGGTGAACGCCTTCATGGTGGGCTGCATGTTTGTCAAGATCTCTCAGCCCAACAAGCGCGCCGCCACGCTCGTCTTCTCCTCGCACGCCGTGGTGTCGCTACGCGACGGGCGCCTCTGCCTCATGTTCCGCGTGGGCGACTTGCGCTCCTCACACATAGTGGAGGCCTCCATCCGCGCCAAGCTCATCCGCTCGCGCCAGACGCTGGAGGGCGAGTTTATCCCGCTGCACCAGACCGACCTCAGCGTGGGCTTCGACACGGGAGACGACCGCCTCTTCCTCGTCTCGCCGCTGGTTATCAGCCACGAGATCGACGCTGCCAGCCCCTTCTGGGAGGCGTCGCGCCGTGCCCTCGAGAGGGACGACTTCGAGATCGTTGTCATCCTCGAGGGCATGGTGGAAGCCACGG GAATGACATGCCAAGCTCGGAGCTCCTACCTGGTAGACGAAGTGCTGTGGGGCCACCGCTTCACGTCAGTGCTGACTCTGGAGGACGGCTTCTACGAGGTGGACTATGCCAGCTTTCACGAGACTTTTGAGGTGCCCACACCTTCGTGCAGTGCTCGAGAGCTGGCAGAGGCTGCGGCCCGCCTTGATGCCCATCTCTACTGGTCCATTCCCAGCCGGCTGGAtgagaaggtggaggaggagggggcaggggagggggcggGTGGGGAAGCTGGGGCCGACAAGGAGCAGAATGGCTGCCTGCCACCCCCAGAGAGTGAGTCCAAGGTGTGA